A genomic segment from Dietzia psychralcaliphila encodes:
- a CDS encoding alpha/beta fold hydrolase — MDLYHQITGSGPTVVLLHGVCHRAHAWDAVVPLLADRFRVVVVDLPGHGESADLPDAGDVLDYMVGQLVDLLEAVVPDGERAHIVGNSLGGFLALELGARGLAASVTALSPAGFFRSYAEWRYTMTVFHGLRRVAGKLGRHIPVLTERAAGRAVMMGVFCARPWRYPAEAAAIDGEAIVSNTVLDRADRGTFLFSAPVDEELPITIRWGRFDLVLPVRQVKLASRLFPQARVEITADGHVPMSDDPEGVAASIAATVERGLAYAGQGIRV; from the coding sequence ATGGATTTGTATCACCAGATCACCGGTTCCGGCCCCACCGTCGTCCTCCTCCACGGCGTCTGTCACCGAGCCCACGCATGGGACGCGGTCGTACCACTGCTCGCGGACCGGTTCCGCGTGGTGGTGGTGGACCTGCCCGGGCACGGGGAGTCGGCGGATCTCCCCGACGCCGGCGATGTGCTGGACTACATGGTCGGCCAGCTGGTCGACCTCCTCGAGGCGGTCGTGCCGGACGGGGAGCGGGCCCATATCGTCGGGAACTCGCTCGGCGGTTTCCTGGCGCTGGAGTTGGGGGCCCGCGGACTGGCGGCCAGTGTCACCGCGCTCTCGCCGGCCGGGTTCTTCCGTTCGTACGCCGAGTGGCGCTACACCATGACCGTGTTCCACGGTCTCCGTCGCGTGGCCGGCAAGCTGGGCCGGCACATCCCCGTGCTGACGGAGAGGGCGGCGGGCCGCGCGGTGATGATGGGCGTGTTCTGCGCGCGGCCGTGGCGGTACCCGGCCGAGGCGGCGGCGATCGACGGTGAGGCGATCGTCAGCAACACGGTGCTGGACCGGGCGGACCGCGGCACCTTCCTCTTCTCCGCCCCGGTCGACGAGGAACTGCCGATCACCATCCGGTGGGGTCGGTTCGACCTGGTGCTGCCGGTCCGTCAGGTCAAGCTGGCCTCGAGGCTCTTCCCGCAGGCCCGGGTGGAGATCACGGCCGACGGGCATGTCCCGATGTCGGACGATCCGGAAGGCGTCGCCGCCTCGATCGCCGCGACCGTCGAGCGCGGGTTGGCGTATGCGGGGCAGGGGATCCGGGTCTGA
- a CDS encoding SDR family oxidoreductase: protein MSTVMITGASRGIGAATARTLEAGHDLILVGRDADALASVARSCGSARVVTADLTTADGVSLVADGIATLDGLIHCAGVAELGRIDESEASEWRRAFEINLLAVVELTRVLLPALRAARGHLVVINSGAGTTAKPGWGSYSASKFALRAVTDTLRGEEPALRVTSIHPGRVDTDMQRAIVAAEGGTYDPSAHLSPDSVATAVRHALDSTPDAHPTEVVLRPRRH from the coding sequence ATGAGCACAGTCATGATCACCGGCGCCTCCCGCGGAATCGGCGCGGCCACGGCCCGGACACTCGAGGCGGGTCACGATCTGATCCTGGTGGGTCGCGACGCCGACGCGCTGGCGTCCGTGGCCCGTTCCTGCGGGTCCGCCCGGGTCGTGACCGCGGATCTGACGACGGCAGACGGGGTCTCGCTGGTCGCCGACGGGATCGCCACCCTCGACGGGCTCATCCACTGTGCCGGGGTCGCCGAGCTCGGCCGGATCGACGAGTCGGAGGCCTCCGAGTGGCGCCGCGCGTTCGAGATCAACCTGCTCGCGGTGGTCGAGCTCACCCGGGTGTTGCTCCCGGCGCTCCGCGCGGCCCGCGGCCACCTCGTCGTCATCAACTCCGGCGCGGGGACCACCGCCAAGCCGGGCTGGGGTTCCTACAGTGCCTCCAAGTTCGCGCTCCGCGCCGTGACCGACACGCTCCGTGGCGAGGAACCGGCGCTGCGCGTCACCTCGATCCATCCGGGCCGGGTGGACACCGACATGCAGCGGGCGATCGTCGCCGCCGAGGGCGGGACCTACGACCCGTCGGCCCACCTCAGCCCGGATTCCGTGGCCACCGCGGTGCGTCACGCGCTCGACTCGACCCCCGACGCACACCCGACCGAGGTGGTTCTGAGACCTCGGCGCCATTGA
- a CDS encoding 2-dehydropantoate 2-reductase: MTGPDTPIRITVIGAGVVGCYLGGRLARHADVTLVGRPHVLDPIRAVGLTVESGQGVEDRLHVPADALTLAGSPESVRRSDVVLVCTKAGSTAAATAEFVPFLRPGSLVVGLQNGLHSADLIREGVDHTPVIAGVIPFNVARTGPATYRRTSTGEIRIAEHPLAGPLVRVMEEADLPVRATDDIQAVLHGKVLLNLNNAVQALSGLPLRSELLDRDLRRCVALCQAEGNRVFTAAGVVSRVPIAVPAGLLPYVMRLPTPVFRRLARAVMRVDADGTSSMNDDLVRGRPTEIDVLQGEVVRMGRYLGVETPACAHMVELVHEAERAGPDRRQWTGRALLAELQRARGRARRLARRQA, translated from the coding sequence ATGACCGGCCCGGACACACCAATTCGCATCACCGTGATCGGTGCGGGCGTGGTCGGGTGCTACCTGGGCGGACGGCTCGCCCGGCATGCCGACGTGACCCTGGTCGGGCGTCCTCACGTACTCGACCCGATCCGCGCGGTCGGGCTCACCGTGGAGTCCGGGCAGGGTGTGGAGGACCGCCTCCACGTGCCGGCCGACGCGCTCACCCTGGCCGGGTCACCGGAGTCCGTCCGACGCTCGGACGTGGTCCTGGTGTGTACGAAGGCGGGCTCCACGGCCGCGGCCACCGCCGAGTTCGTCCCGTTCCTGCGGCCCGGATCCCTGGTGGTGGGCCTGCAGAACGGACTGCACTCGGCCGACCTGATCCGCGAGGGTGTGGACCACACACCGGTGATCGCCGGGGTCATCCCCTTCAACGTCGCCCGGACCGGCCCCGCCACCTACCGCCGGACCAGCACCGGCGAGATCCGGATCGCGGAACATCCCCTGGCCGGCCCCCTTGTCCGTGTGATGGAGGAGGCCGACCTCCCGGTGCGTGCGACTGACGACATCCAGGCGGTGCTGCACGGCAAGGTCCTGCTGAACCTCAACAACGCCGTCCAGGCACTGTCCGGTCTGCCGCTGCGCTCCGAACTCCTCGACCGGGACCTGAGGAGATGCGTCGCGCTCTGCCAGGCCGAGGGCAACCGGGTCTTCACCGCCGCCGGAGTTGTCTCACGGGTGCCCATCGCGGTGCCCGCAGGCCTGCTGCCGTACGTCATGCGGCTACCCACGCCGGTGTTCCGCAGGCTCGCCAGGGCGGTCATGCGGGTGGACGCCGACGGGACGTCGTCGATGAACGACGACCTGGTCCGCGGTCGGCCGACCGAGATCGACGTCCTCCAGGGTGAGGTGGTGCGGATGGGCCGGTATCTCGGAGTCGAGACGCCGGCCTGCGCGCACATGGTCGAGTTGGTGCACGAAGCCGAACGGGCCGGGCCCGACCGCCGCCAGTGGACCGGCAGGGCACTGCTCGCTGAACTGCAGAGAGCGCGGGGGCGGGCACGAAGGCTCGCTAGGCGGCAGGCTTGA
- a CDS encoding (2Fe-2S)-binding protein, which produces MAEPNAAAAPAAAPAAATTAATATTTAATATTTAATATATAYADIAAPLGEFARTIEHGPEVLPGTLLTDPRWLAARVADTGRRWSHDDPRVNATLWWYSASSTLVAAPLTMLLSAGVAPDPRPERLTVSLQANGYLRAARSDRLSTSATAFSEELREAHEAVIASLAEVSGAAPRALWAIASDSIANRALEAGRAVGDPGRGCDLARAVSRPPLLPVRYSDVTASGLTRRFVRRGSCCLIYVATDGDKCVSCPRRTPADRHAELVRRTSS; this is translated from the coding sequence ATGGCTGAGCCCAACGCCGCTGCCGCTCCCGCTGCCGCTCCCGCTGCCGCCACCACCGCCGCTACCGCCACCACCACCGCCGCTACCGCCACCACCACCGCCGCTACCGCTACCGCTACCGCGTACGCGGACATCGCGGCACCGCTCGGCGAGTTCGCCCGGACCATCGAGCACGGCCCCGAGGTTCTCCCCGGGACCCTGCTCACCGATCCCCGGTGGCTCGCGGCGCGCGTCGCCGACACCGGCCGCCGCTGGTCACACGATGATCCGCGGGTCAACGCCACGCTCTGGTGGTACTCGGCCAGCTCCACCCTGGTCGCCGCGCCACTGACGATGCTGCTCTCCGCGGGCGTCGCACCCGATCCCCGGCCGGAGCGGCTCACCGTGTCCCTGCAGGCCAACGGGTATCTCCGGGCCGCGCGTTCGGACCGGTTGTCGACGTCGGCGACCGCGTTCTCGGAGGAACTGCGTGAGGCCCACGAGGCGGTGATCGCCTCACTCGCGGAGGTCTCGGGCGCGGCACCGCGCGCGCTGTGGGCGATCGCCTCCGACTCGATCGCCAACCGGGCGCTGGAGGCGGGCCGCGCTGTCGGGGACCCCGGGCGGGGCTGCGACCTGGCCCGGGCCGTCTCCCGTCCCCCGCTGCTGCCGGTGCGCTACTCCGATGTGACAGCGTCCGGGCTCACCCGGCGGTTCGTGCGCCGTGGTTCCTGCTGTCTGATCTACGTGGCGACCGACGGGGACAAGTGCGTCAGCTGTCCGCGCCGCACTCCGGCGGATCGCCACGCCGAGCTTGTGCGGCGCACGTCATCCTGA
- a CDS encoding ABC transporter ATP-binding protein: MTTLTASDVSAALGGRRILDGVDLTIAPGRVTALVGPNGSGKTTLLRTCYRALPTTTGMVRLDGDDITSLRRRTLARTVGVSTQEPVSLGGITVRESVRLGRTVKRGLFESFGTDDADVVDTVLDRVGLAGLAERDVLALSGGERQRVSIARALAQQPEVLLLDEPTNHLDLHQQLSVLILLRELAAGGLAVLLTLHDLRMATEYCDAMVVLSGGRVVATGAPEEVLDPALLAGVFGVRGQVRPGPAGGRTLDVWGLADG, from the coding sequence ATGACCACGCTGACCGCGTCCGACGTCTCCGCCGCCCTGGGGGGACGCCGGATCCTCGACGGGGTGGACCTGACCATCGCGCCCGGCCGGGTCACCGCGCTGGTGGGCCCCAACGGCAGCGGCAAGACCACGCTGCTGCGGACCTGTTACCGGGCATTGCCCACCACGACCGGGATGGTCCGCCTGGACGGCGACGACATCACCTCCCTTCGCCGCCGGACCCTGGCGCGCACGGTGGGCGTGAGTACGCAGGAGCCGGTCTCGCTGGGCGGCATCACGGTCCGTGAGTCGGTGCGCCTGGGTCGGACGGTCAAGCGCGGGCTATTCGAGTCGTTCGGGACCGACGACGCCGACGTGGTGGACACCGTGCTCGACCGCGTGGGGTTGGCCGGGCTGGCGGAGCGCGACGTCCTGGCCCTGTCGGGGGGCGAACGGCAGCGGGTGTCGATCGCCCGGGCACTGGCCCAGCAGCCCGAGGTGCTCCTGTTGGACGAGCCCACCAATCACCTCGACCTGCACCAGCAACTGTCCGTTCTGATACTGCTGCGGGAACTGGCGGCGGGTGGGCTGGCGGTTCTGCTGACGCTTCACGACCTGCGGATGGCCACCGAGTACTGCGACGCCATGGTGGTGCTGAGTGGGGGCCGCGTGGTGGCGACCGGTGCGCCCGAGGAGGTGCTCGATCCCGCGCTCCTCGCCGGGGTGTTCGGGGTCCGTGGGCAGGTGCGACCGGGGCCGGCCGGCGGCCGGACCCTGGACGTCTGGGGGCTCGCCGATGGCTGA
- a CDS encoding ABC transporter ATP-binding protein — MASVTFENVSIIYPGAARRSVDRLDLEIADGEFLVLVGPSGCGKSTTLRALAGLEDVSAGRILIGDKDVTATEPKDRDIAMVFQNYALYPHYTVRENMGFALKLAKASKKEIAERVDRAAEMLDLSDYLDRKPKELSGGQRQRVAMGRAIVRSPQVFLMDEPLSNLDAKLRVATRAQIAKLQRDLRTTMIYVTHDQVEAMTMGDRVAVLKDGILQQVDTPRELYHNPVNAFVAGFIGSPSMNLFDAPVADGRVDLEGFGEEVPPGTGAMVTVGVRPEHLRIAEDGHGLQVTVDLVEELGADSYLHCSTGDGDPVVYRAESGDHPRKGETMFLAALDGEVRFFDVESGLRLR, encoded by the coding sequence ATGGCTTCGGTGACCTTCGAGAACGTGTCCATCATCTACCCGGGTGCCGCACGGCGCAGCGTGGACCGACTCGATCTGGAGATCGCCGACGGCGAGTTCCTCGTCCTGGTCGGGCCGTCGGGCTGCGGCAAGTCCACCACTCTCCGCGCGCTCGCGGGACTGGAGGACGTGTCGGCCGGGCGCATCCTCATCGGCGACAAGGACGTCACCGCGACCGAGCCCAAGGACCGGGACATCGCGATGGTGTTCCAGAACTACGCTCTCTACCCGCACTACACGGTGCGCGAGAACATGGGCTTCGCGCTCAAGCTGGCCAAGGCGTCCAAGAAGGAGATCGCGGAGCGGGTGGACCGCGCGGCGGAGATGCTCGACCTCTCGGACTACCTCGACCGCAAGCCCAAGGAGCTCTCCGGTGGTCAGCGCCAGCGGGTCGCCATGGGCCGGGCGATCGTGCGCAGTCCCCAGGTGTTCCTGATGGACGAACCGCTGTCGAACCTGGACGCCAAGCTCCGGGTGGCCACCCGCGCCCAGATCGCCAAATTGCAGCGTGACCTGCGCACCACCATGATCTACGTGACCCACGACCAGGTGGAGGCCATGACCATGGGAGACCGGGTGGCGGTGCTCAAGGACGGCATCCTGCAGCAGGTCGACACCCCGCGCGAGCTCTATCACAACCCGGTCAACGCCTTCGTCGCCGGTTTCATCGGGTCGCCCTCGATGAACCTGTTCGACGCGCCCGTGGCCGACGGCAGGGTCGACCTGGAGGGGTTCGGTGAGGAGGTCCCCCCCGGCACCGGGGCGATGGTCACGGTGGGCGTGCGGCCGGAACACCTACGGATCGCCGAGGACGGTCACGGGCTGCAGGTGACCGTGGACCTCGTCGAGGAGCTGGGGGCCGACAGCTACCTCCACTGCTCCACCGGAGACGGAGACCCAGTGGTCTATCGCGCCGAGTCGGGTGACCACCCGCGCAAGGGCGAGACCATGTTCCTGGCCGCGCTCGACGGTGAGGTCCGCTTCTTCGACGTGGAGTCCGGTCTGCGACTGCGGTGA
- a CDS encoding ABC transporter substrate-binding protein, whose amino-acid sequence MAVHGRFLKAAAAASIVAVVSAGCTSGGGDESDEQADAGASGVGPITFAMGSNDTDKLRPVIDQWNAENPDQEVTLRELPAEQDGQRDTLTQSLQTESGEYDVFALDVTDTAYFAANGWLQPIEGDTEVDTSGLIEAAVDSATYNGTLYGIPQNTNAQLLYYRTDLQPEAPANWEALVGSCEAAEGADVDCLQTQLSLYEGLTVAATQFIHSWGGQVVGEDGQTPELDTDQARAGLTALVDAYQNGVIPPQTDAFTEEETAQAFLAGETMYSYNWPYMYESGQSDPTSQVQGRFEVAPIVGQDGAGRSTLGGYNNAINVFSENKATAQAFLEFVISEDVQMGFAEQSFPPVLSSIYDDEALQQEFPYMPALKAALENAEPRPVTPYYPAVSKAIQDNTFAALRGEKNVEQALTDMSAAIDQAAQ is encoded by the coding sequence ATGGCCGTTCACGGCAGGTTCCTCAAGGCGGCGGCGGCCGCATCCATCGTCGCGGTGGTATCCGCGGGCTGTACCAGTGGTGGCGGTGACGAATCCGACGAGCAGGCGGATGCCGGCGCCTCGGGCGTCGGTCCGATCACGTTCGCGATGGGCAGCAACGACACGGACAAGCTCCGTCCCGTCATCGACCAGTGGAACGCGGAGAACCCCGACCAGGAGGTCACCCTCCGCGAGCTCCCCGCCGAGCAGGACGGACAGCGGGACACGCTCACGCAGTCCCTCCAGACCGAGAGCGGCGAGTACGACGTGTTCGCGCTCGACGTGACGGACACCGCGTACTTCGCGGCCAATGGTTGGCTGCAGCCGATCGAGGGCGATACCGAGGTCGACACCTCCGGCCTGATCGAGGCCGCGGTCGACTCGGCGACCTATAACGGCACGCTCTACGGGATCCCGCAGAACACCAACGCCCAGCTGCTGTACTACCGCACGGATCTCCAGCCGGAGGCGCCCGCCAACTGGGAGGCACTGGTCGGCTCCTGCGAGGCGGCCGAGGGAGCCGACGTGGACTGCCTGCAGACGCAGCTCAGCCTGTACGAAGGCCTCACCGTCGCCGCCACCCAGTTCATCCACAGCTGGGGCGGTCAGGTCGTGGGTGAGGACGGCCAGACGCCCGAGCTCGACACGGATCAGGCGCGCGCGGGCCTCACCGCCCTGGTCGACGCCTATCAGAACGGCGTGATCCCGCCGCAGACCGACGCCTTCACGGAGGAGGAGACCGCGCAGGCCTTCCTCGCCGGTGAGACCATGTACTCCTACAACTGGCCGTACATGTACGAGTCGGGCCAGTCCGATCCCACCTCCCAGGTGCAGGGTCGTTTCGAGGTCGCACCGATCGTCGGCCAGGACGGCGCCGGACGGTCCACGCTCGGCGGCTACAACAACGCGATCAACGTGTTCTCCGAGAACAAGGCGACGGCCCAGGCGTTCCTCGAGTTCGTCATCTCCGAGGACGTCCAGATGGGCTTCGCCGAGCAGTCGTTCCCGCCCGTACTGTCCTCGATCTACGACGACGAGGCGCTGCAGCAGGAGTTCCCGTACATGCCGGCGCTCAAGGCGGCGCTCGAGAACGCCGAGCCGCGCCCGGTCACGCCGTACTACCCGGCCGTGTCCAAGGCGATCCAGGACAACACGTTCGCCGCGCTGCGTGGTGAGAAGAATGTCGAGCAGGCTCTCACCGACATGAGCGCCGCGATCGACCAGGCGGCTCAGTGA
- a CDS encoding MarR family transcriptional regulator has product MDTVGSGLATSGLATEFRPILLRLDLLVRRQNTQYALSRAQTSILYTLACHGRLRMSDLARLENVRVPTTSNSVTVVESMGYVERVRDESDGRGVCVELTDLGRARIDQVLEERDQDFADHLSRLSPEHRESLSAAVPALNALLDAFDGPGVQPQRT; this is encoded by the coding sequence ATGGACACTGTGGGGAGCGGGCTGGCGACGAGCGGGCTGGCGACGGAGTTCCGTCCCATCCTGCTCCGGCTGGACCTGCTGGTCCGGCGACAGAACACCCAGTACGCCCTCAGCCGCGCGCAGACCTCGATCCTCTACACCCTCGCCTGCCACGGGCGGTTGCGGATGAGCGACCTGGCCCGGTTGGAGAACGTCCGGGTCCCCACGACGAGCAATTCGGTGACAGTCGTGGAGAGCATGGGTTACGTGGAACGCGTGCGGGACGAATCCGATGGCAGGGGTGTCTGCGTGGAACTCACCGACCTCGGGCGGGCGCGGATCGACCAGGTGCTCGAGGAGCGCGACCAGGACTTCGCCGACCACCTGTCGCGCCTGTCCCCGGAACACCGGGAGTCGCTGTCGGCCGCGGTCCCCGCCCTCAACGCGCTGCTGGACGCCTTCGACGGGCCCGGCGTCCAGCCTCAACGGACATGA
- a CDS encoding FecCD family ABC transporter permease, whose protein sequence is MATVVHDGGRGARGTGVPDPNRPPAASRPPSRSRHSLSRRSVPRRDRRPLGLVLAPLLGLLALSVALGVSLGSVSIPLGDVWAIVAHRLAPGSFTPWWSEAREAIVIESRLPRALMAAAVGASLAVAGGVAQAVTRNPLADPYLLGVSSGAGFGVVVLTVLGVGAGVSGVFTLPMAAFLGALLPLAGVILVARRAHDTTAIVLVGAALTMVFSALNTFTLLVLGDDHQLGTVMRWLAGGFGDAGWTMLLAPVTILTVAGILVLLSSRHLDLLLTGDDGATAMGMNVPRFRLLMLLLVSMLTAGAVAVSGTIGFIGLLIPHLAGYVTGRTSARLLPTAAVLGAVALVLADIAARSVSDGAELPVGVVTGVVGGPVFLIMLWRRYGRAAR, encoded by the coding sequence ATGGCGACGGTCGTCCACGACGGTGGCCGTGGCGCACGCGGCACGGGGGTGCCGGATCCGAACCGCCCCCCGGCAGCGTCCCGCCCCCCGTCACGGTCCCGCCACTCGCTGTCCCGCCGCTCGGTGCCGCGCCGCGACAGGCGCCCGCTGGGGCTGGTCCTCGCCCCGCTGCTGGGGCTGCTCGCCCTCTCGGTGGCGCTGGGGGTCTCACTGGGGTCGGTCTCCATCCCGCTCGGGGATGTCTGGGCGATCGTCGCCCACCGCCTGGCCCCGGGGTCGTTCACCCCGTGGTGGTCCGAGGCTCGCGAGGCGATCGTGATCGAGTCCCGGCTGCCGCGCGCGCTGATGGCGGCCGCGGTGGGTGCATCCCTCGCGGTGGCGGGGGGCGTGGCGCAGGCGGTCACGCGCAACCCGCTGGCCGACCCGTACCTGCTGGGAGTGTCGTCCGGGGCGGGATTCGGCGTGGTGGTCCTGACCGTGCTGGGCGTGGGTGCCGGGGTGTCGGGAGTCTTCACCCTCCCGATGGCCGCCTTCCTCGGCGCACTCCTGCCACTCGCCGGGGTGATCCTGGTGGCGAGACGCGCGCACGACACCACGGCGATCGTGCTGGTGGGGGCGGCCCTGACGATGGTGTTCTCGGCGCTCAACACGTTCACGCTGCTCGTGCTGGGCGACGACCACCAACTGGGCACCGTGATGCGCTGGCTCGCCGGCGGGTTCGGTGACGCCGGGTGGACCATGTTGCTCGCCCCGGTCACGATCCTCACCGTCGCCGGGATCCTCGTGCTGCTGTCCAGCCGACATCTGGATCTACTCCTCACCGGTGACGACGGCGCCACGGCGATGGGCATGAACGTCCCGCGGTTCCGACTTCTCATGCTGCTGCTGGTGTCGATGCTCACCGCGGGGGCGGTGGCCGTGTCCGGGACCATCGGGTTCATCGGTCTGCTCATCCCGCATCTCGCCGGGTACGTCACGGGCCGCACCTCGGCGCGACTGCTCCCGACGGCCGCCGTGCTCGGTGCGGTCGCCCTGGTGCTGGCGGACATCGCGGCCCGGTCCGTGAGCGACGGTGCCGAGCTCCCGGTGGGTGTGGTCACTGGCGTCGTGGGCGGTCCGGTTTTCCTGATCATGTTGTGGCGGCGCTACGGAAGGGCCGCGCGATGA
- a CDS encoding PhoX family protein, producing the protein MSVRRLLPIATPGISNRQHLTCLYKCGDQCAAPVPNGSGNPYFGDVATEISRRGALKAAGVVALAVGATQVLPATVAAQGSLGAGALGSTGGGTLDTGFIPVAPNTADAVVVPAGYSSHVVIRWGDPVIPGAPAFDFENQTAAAQSLQYGYNCDLAVLYPMDDRDNRFLLIVNHEYTTEPTMFRGYDSAAPTREQVETAWAAHGMTVVELTSRAGDGGLDPVMGSYNRRITATTPFELRGPAVGPLTRTTADPTGTRVLGTLNNCAGGHTPWGTVLSGEENFNQYFGTTGSVTDPARVEALRRYGVSVRESGRKWERFDSRFDLAAEPNEVNRFGYIVEVDPWNPDSTPVKHSALGRFKHEGGTVHVTADGTVVIYSGDDERFDYMYKFVSSRKMVPGRDAAARAQNMRILDEGTLYVATFTGNSPESEIDGTGTLPSDGAFDGTGGWIPLMTVDSAGNAVSHVTGMTAEQVAVYTRMAGDAVGATKMDRPEDVEPSPTTGKVYMALTNNTARTVGQVDEANPRHNNKHGQVVEITDDHAGTTFGWNLLLVCGDPAAADTYFGGFDKSKVSPISCPDNVAFDPAGGLWVSTDGNALGFNDGLYSVATEGPNRGETKLFLTVPIGAETCGPLLFADRAIVNVQHPGEKDGASIENPASHWPDGGTSQPRPSTVVAWRDGFTGGTGSLSGGSLPMGSLGS; encoded by the coding sequence TTGTCAGTCCGTCGTCTGCTTCCGATCGCCACCCCCGGCATCTCCAACCGTCAGCATCTGACATGTCTGTACAAGTGCGGTGACCAGTGCGCGGCACCGGTCCCCAACGGCAGCGGCAATCCGTACTTCGGGGACGTCGCCACCGAGATCAGCCGCCGCGGAGCGCTCAAGGCCGCCGGTGTGGTCGCCCTCGCCGTGGGGGCCACCCAGGTCCTGCCCGCGACCGTCGCCGCGCAGGGGTCGCTCGGCGCCGGCGCTCTCGGATCGACGGGCGGGGGGACGCTCGACACCGGCTTCATCCCGGTCGCGCCCAACACCGCTGACGCCGTGGTCGTTCCGGCCGGGTACTCGAGCCACGTGGTGATCCGCTGGGGCGACCCGGTGATCCCCGGCGCACCCGCCTTCGACTTCGAGAACCAGACCGCCGCCGCGCAGTCCCTGCAGTACGGCTACAACTGCGACCTCGCGGTGTTGTACCCCATGGACGACCGGGACAACCGGTTCCTCCTGATCGTCAACCACGAGTACACCACCGAGCCCACGATGTTCCGCGGGTACGACTCCGCCGCTCCCACCCGCGAGCAGGTGGAGACCGCGTGGGCCGCTCACGGGATGACCGTGGTCGAGCTCACCAGCCGCGCAGGCGACGGTGGTCTCGATCCCGTGATGGGCTCCTACAACCGCCGCATCACCGCGACGACGCCGTTCGAGCTCCGTGGCCCAGCCGTCGGCCCGCTCACCCGCACCACCGCCGACCCGACCGGGACCCGCGTGCTGGGAACGCTCAACAACTGCGCCGGCGGCCACACCCCCTGGGGGACCGTGCTCTCCGGCGAGGAGAACTTCAACCAGTACTTCGGCACCACCGGCTCCGTCACCGACCCGGCCCGGGTGGAGGCCCTCCGTCGCTACGGCGTGTCGGTCCGGGAGTCCGGACGCAAGTGGGAGCGCTTCGACTCCCGCTTCGACCTGGCCGCCGAGCCCAACGAGGTCAACCGCTTCGGCTACATCGTCGAGGTCGACCCCTGGAACCCGGACTCCACGCCGGTCAAGCACTCGGCGCTCGGCCGGTTCAAGCACGAGGGCGGTACCGTCCACGTGACCGCCGACGGAACCGTCGTCATCTATTCGGGCGACGACGAGCGGTTCGACTACATGTACAAGTTCGTCTCCAGCCGGAAGATGGTGCCCGGTCGGGACGCGGCGGCACGCGCCCAGAACATGAGGATCCTCGACGAGGGCACCCTCTACGTGGCCACCTTCACCGGCAACTCCCCCGAGTCCGAGATCGACGGGACGGGCACGCTGCCCTCGGACGGCGCATTCGACGGAACCGGCGGCTGGATCCCGCTCATGACCGTCGACTCCGCCGGCAACGCCGTCTCCCACGTCACCGGCATGACCGCGGAGCAGGTCGCCGTGTACACCCGCATGGCAGGCGACGCGGTCGGGGCCACCAAGATGGACCGCCCGGAGGACGTCGAGCCCAGCCCCACGACCGGCAAGGTCTACATGGCGCTGACCAACAACACCGCCCGCACCGTCGGTCAGGTCGACGAGGCCAACCCCAGGCACAACAACAAGCACGGGCAGGTCGTGGAGATCACCGACGACCACGCCGGCACGACCTTCGGCTGGAACCTGCTCCTGGTGTGCGGGGACCCGGCCGCCGCCGACACCTACTTCGGCGGCTTCGACAAGTCCAAGGTCAGCCCCATCTCGTGCCCGGACAACGTGGCCTTCGACCCCGCCGGCGGGCTGTGGGTGTCCACCGACGGCAACGCGCTCGGGTTCAACGACGGTCTGTACTCGGTGGCCACCGAGGGCCCGAACCGGGGTGAGACCAAGCTCTTCCTCACCGTGCCTATCGGTGCCGAGACGTGTGGCCCGCTCCTCTTCGCCGACCGCGCCATCGTGAACGTCCAGCACCCGGGCGAGAAGGACGGCGCGTCCATCGAGAACCCCGCCTCCCACTGGCCGGACGGCGGGACGTCGCAGCCGCGTCCGTCGACGGTGGTGGCGTGGCGGGACGGGTTCACCGGCGGGACCGGGTCGCTGTCCGGGGGTTCGCTCCCGATGGGGTCCCTGGGTTCCTGA